One genomic window of Moorella glycerini includes the following:
- a CDS encoding IS1634 family transposase, which produces MFIKITKTKNHQYVQLVQSYRENGAVKHKVLLNLGRLDEIENNPSFQRLGKRLLELSKAREVTSLASFSEAQIKNWGYVVYQKIWNQFELPKLLKKISAKRKVQFELSDASFLMAIQHLLEPRSKLGTYNYQHRYASLPDVALNHLYRSLDLLCEYKELLEEEMFQKNRHLFNMQVDVVFYDVTTFSFASVEADTLRDFGFSKDGKFNEVQVVLGLLIDCEGRPIGYELFPGNTFDGKTLETALEKLEKRFGLRRVIIVADRGINSKLNLKRIVERGYSYIFAARIKSMKKEITDMILDENGYQEIKDDEGEVLRYKVIEYINEFTAEGKKYKLPEKLIVTYSSRRAEKDRADRERLIEKAQTLLESKAKIQASNKRGGKKYLKEIDCTGTWILDEEAIARDKQFDGYYGIQTSEKEMSAKDILDAYHNLWRIEESFRVMKSTLKVRPVFHWTERRIKGHFVICFLAFLLERTLEFKLRQAVENASPAEIREALNSLNFAEVEIKGEVFFIKTQSTELSKKILRLMRIAPPGNITRVEEFAARWQDRL; this is translated from the coding sequence ATGTTCATCAAAATAACTAAAACCAAAAACCACCAGTACGTCCAGCTAGTCCAATCTTACCGGGAAAATGGAGCTGTTAAACACAAGGTCCTCCTCAATCTCGGTCGCCTGGACGAGATTGAAAACAACCCCAGCTTTCAAAGACTTGGTAAGCGCCTCTTAGAATTGTCCAAGGCCAGGGAGGTGACCAGTTTAGCCAGCTTTTCCGAGGCGCAGATCAAGAACTGGGGCTATGTGGTCTACCAGAAGATCTGGAACCAATTTGAGCTACCCAAACTTTTAAAGAAGATCAGTGCCAAACGTAAGGTACAATTCGAATTAAGCGACGCCAGTTTTCTTATGGCTATCCAGCACCTCCTTGAACCCAGGAGTAAATTAGGTACCTACAACTACCAGCACCGTTATGCCAGTTTACCCGACGTAGCCTTAAACCACCTCTACCGCTCCTTGGATTTACTCTGCGAGTATAAAGAGTTGTTGGAGGAGGAGATGTTCCAAAAGAACCGCCACCTTTTTAACATGCAGGTGGATGTGGTTTTTTATGATGTAACGACCTTTTCCTTTGCCAGCGTCGAAGCCGACACTTTACGCGATTTCGGCTTCAGTAAAGACGGTAAGTTCAACGAAGTCCAGGTGGTATTGGGCCTGCTTATTGATTGCGAGGGGCGGCCCATTGGCTATGAGCTTTTCCCCGGCAATACCTTTGACGGCAAGACCCTGGAGACGGCCTTAGAAAAGCTGGAAAAACGTTTTGGCCTGCGCCGGGTGATCATCGTCGCCGACCGGGGGATCAACAGCAAGCTTAACTTAAAACGCATAGTGGAACGGGGCTACAGCTACATCTTTGCCGCCCGCATCAAGAGCATGAAAAAAGAGATTACCGATATGATATTGGACGAAAATGGCTACCAGGAGATAAAGGACGATGAAGGAGAAGTCCTTCGCTACAAGGTTATCGAGTACATAAACGAATTCACCGCTGAAGGGAAAAAATACAAATTACCCGAAAAACTGATCGTCACCTACTCCAGCCGGCGGGCGGAAAAAGACCGGGCCGACCGGGAAAGGTTAATCGAGAAAGCCCAAACCCTTTTAGAAAGCAAGGCCAAAATCCAGGCCAGCAACAAACGTGGCGGCAAGAAATACCTCAAAGAAATAGACTGTACGGGCACGTGGATACTGGACGAAGAAGCCATTGCCCGGGACAAACAATTTGACGGCTACTACGGCATCCAGACCAGCGAGAAAGAAATGAGTGCCAAAGACATCCTGGATGCTTACCATAACCTGTGGCGGATTGAAGAATCTTTTCGCGTCATGAAAAGCACCCTGAAAGTCCGGCCGGTTTTTCACTGGACCGAAAGGCGGATTAAAGGACACTTTGTAATTTGCTTCCTCGCCTTTCTTCTCGAACGCACTCTGGAATTCAAGCTCCGGCAAGCGGTGGAAAATGCCTCGCCGGCAGAAATCCGGGAAGCGTTAAACTCCCTCAACTTTGCCGAGGTAGAGATCAAAGGAGAGGTGTTCTTTATCAAGACCCAGAGTACAGAGTTGAGCAAAAAGATCCTGCGCCTAATGCGGATTGCACCGCCGGGAAACATTACCCGTGTAGAGGAGTTTGCTGCCCGCTGGCAGGACCGGTTGTAG
- a CDS encoding decaprenyl-phosphate phosphoribosyltransferase produces the protein MSLLETTGRAGTIASRYFWRYLFLSLRPKQWTKNAFVFAAILFSRHVLDIPLLVRTVQVFVIFCLLSGGTYLINDLVDRERDRCHPRKKHRPIAAGLLPPLPAAAAAAVILAGSLTWAFALSWQVGLISLTYTLQTLAYSFYLKQMVLIDVFIVALGFVLRVVAGAVAIMVPVSAWLLIAVILLALFLALCKRRHELVLLDNATAHRGILAEYSLGLLDQLIATVTSATVVVYAIYTFIGAARPQLMYTVPLVLFGICRYLYLTYRCQGGGEPESLVLKDKPLAATILLWAASCFVILYW, from the coding sequence ATGAGCCTACTGGAAACGACTGGCCGGGCGGGAACCATAGCATCCCGTTATTTCTGGCGCTACCTGTTTTTAAGCCTGCGGCCGAAACAATGGACCAAAAACGCCTTCGTCTTTGCCGCCATCCTTTTCTCCCGCCACGTGCTGGATATCCCCCTGCTGGTACGCACTGTCCAGGTGTTTGTTATCTTCTGCCTTCTCTCCGGCGGCACTTACTTGATCAACGATCTGGTTGACCGGGAAAGAGATCGCTGCCATCCCCGCAAAAAGCATCGCCCTATTGCCGCCGGCCTGCTGCCTCCCCTGCCGGCAGCTGCGGCAGCAGCTGTCATCCTGGCCGGCAGCCTTACCTGGGCTTTTGCCTTAAGCTGGCAGGTGGGCCTTATAAGCCTTACCTATACCCTCCAGACCCTGGCCTATTCCTTTTATTTAAAGCAAATGGTCCTCATTGATGTCTTTATCGTCGCCCTGGGTTTTGTCCTGCGGGTAGTGGCCGGCGCGGTGGCCATCATGGTACCGGTTTCGGCCTGGTTGCTCATTGCCGTTATCCTCCTGGCTCTTTTCCTGGCTTTATGTAAACGCCGCCACGAATTGGTCCTCCTCGACAACGCTACTGCCCACCGGGGAATCCTGGCCGAGTATTCCCTGGGGCTTTTGGACCAATTGATTGCTACTGTAACTTCTGCTACCGTCGTCGTCTATGCCATTTACACCTTTATCGGCGCCGCCCGGCCCCAGTTGATGTATACCGTTCCCCTGGTGCTCTTTGGCATTTGCCGCTACCTGTACCTGACCTACCGCTGCCAGGGCGGCGGCGAGCCGGAAAGCCTGGTTCTCAAGGATAAACCCCTGGCAGCCACCATCCTCCTCTGGGCGGCCAGTTGTTTTGTCATCCTGTACTGGTAA